One region of Solanum pennellii chromosome 6, SPENNV200 genomic DNA includes:
- the LOC107022639 gene encoding uncharacterized protein LOC107022639 — protein MDQKLPVIAKKFWKIVRVAYFMLRKGLSSKRKLMFDLNLLMKRGKIAGKTVFQNLMFQGHNNNNRVHQSTSKEYYEFSCSNSPAFHLPFNMNKRINKHNHNAVSITEHDDVSMMNAAVLKAFEMLQSETASPALPGFGRTPTVRQLRITDSPFPADNGEIISHVDEKADEFISRFYRDLRREAASAFA, from the coding sequence atggatcaaAAATTGCCAGTTATAGCGAAAAAGTTCTGGAAGATAGTCCGCGTGGCTTATTTCATGTTGAGGAAAGGATTATCATCAAAGAGAAAACTAATGTTCGATCTCAACTTATTAATGAAACGCGGTAAGATTGCTGGAAAAACCGTCTTCCAAAATCTGATGTTCCAGggccataataataataatcgtGTTCATCaatcaacttcaaaagagtattACGAGTTCAGCTGCAGTAACAGTCCAGCTTTTCACCTACCCTTCAACATGAACAAGCGCATTAATAAGCACAATCACAATGCAGTATCTATCACTGAACACGACGACGTTTCAATGATGAACGCTGCCGTTTTGAAGGCATTTGAAATGCTTCAGAGCGAAACAGCATCACCTGCTTTGCCTGGATTCGGAAGGACTCCAACGGTGAGACAATTAAGGATTACTGACTCGCCTTTTCCGGCTGATAACGGTGAAATTATTAGCCACGTTGATGAGAAAGCTGATGAATTCATTTCTCGATTCTACAGAGATTTGAGAAGAGAGGCTGCATCTGCttttgcttaa